The genomic region ACAGTTTGCTATTAAATGTGATTAGCAGatacttaaaatatatattcaattgTTGTACAATCGGTCAGGTGTTAAAAACATTCTTTACAAGAAAGTGACCAAAGTGAGATCCTGAGATGTCTCACTCTGGGGCATCACTTAGACAGGGAAATAAACAGATGAGGTTCGTTCTGCAATTGCTACCTTATGGAATTATTTTGACTGACATTTCCACAAACATTCGTAGATTGAATTTTATTCCCGTAGGTTGGCCCTACAGGGATATCCACATTTAAACTAAATGTACCACACAGTCCTGTGCACCTGCACTCCAAATGGATCATTATTTAGGTGCTGCCGCCTATGGGCAGGACTGACATACCGCTAAAGGGTAACAACAGTCAAGTGATCGTCTATCTGACATATATCTTTGGTTTAAGACAATAAGACTGAGAACTGCTTCCACCTCATCACACACAGCAGTGCATGCCTCTCCTGACACAACCTCCTGCACAtctgaacctcattttgattgggACTGGTGATGCGTGAGATCACTTCATGAACGGTTGTTTTTGGACAAGCTTGGCTACTTTAATTGGATGATTAGGTCACTGGAAAGGACCATTTTCCCCATGACATACAGTTTTATATTATTGCCTCCAAAAATTCAGTTTGACACGACTGGCTTTTTTTCTAAAATGATCCTATTTCACCcttgttttaaatgtagccCCTAGAACAGATGTTTCTGACTAACGTTAACACCACATAGGCTGTTGTCAAGAAGAGAAGTCAGTTTGTACATTCATTTTTCTCTTCAAAAGCTGGTTCACTCACATTCACAGATCTTATGGACATCAATATATGACTTCTCAGAAAATGTCGAAACGTAGCCCTAAATCTTTATCCTGTAACACTAATCTCTGCTCCATCTAACCTATCTCCACCCAGGGTTGAAAGGGCAGAACAGCGGCCAGAAGGAGTCTTCCTGTGCCAGGCACCAGGGAGCGTTGGATGCCCCGGAGGAGATCTAGGGGATCCTCACAGCGGTCCAGCAGGTTCAGACAGCTGATCAGGTCATACTGGAACCCAGAATGCTGCCACTCATCAATACCTAAAAGCCTGAGAGAAAGAAGACACACGGAGATTAAAGGGTTTCACACAGTTTAATTTCCTCACCTCCTGCCTCCTCCCTGTCCACGTTTTGAAAAAGTTCAAAGGAGTCACTAACTTGTACTTCTTCTTCTGGAGGTGCCACTTCATGGGTGAAGAAACCTCAGTTGCATAGACCTCTTTAAAGTGGGCTCCCATAACCTCAGTCACACCCCCGTCACCAGCCCCTAGGTCAAGCAGTCTCTCTCCACGCCACTCAGGCGTGATGCGGAGCAGCTGCTGGAACTGATCAATAGAAAAGACAAACATAGAGCCACGACCTAGTAACCTGGAAAAGAGGGATGGAGCAGAAACAGATGTGGCTAAATATATAGAAACACTTCGTTTTCAACACTTGTTTGTAAACTTAAAATATGTATCAAAACAACACCATTATTGACGGCCAGGAGCTTGTAGTCGGTTGCAAAGATTTGGCTAAGGTAACTGCAGAAAAACACAATCTAGCCATTAATGAGTTTGTCCTACCTTTATACCATGACTTTGGCCCTCTTTAAGCAATCAACTGCTCTAAATCTTCAATGTTTAAGAGGTGCACtccacattattttattttttccagatatGATTCAGATCTCGACTCTTTGCTGACAGAGCAGAATCTTGTCTCAAACACCCACACCCTACATTTAATACTGGCTTAAACACTGGAAGAACTATAACTAATTTTCTGACTCCCCGGACATTTCAGGCAATACTAGGGCACTTAATCCTCATTAATATGATTAACAATTTTTATATCTCGCATAAACAGCTGCAAGTGGCAATAAATCAATGTGTAGGGCAAATAGTGGCACATCGTTAAGCAGCCTATTTCCCAGATCTACATGGTCAGCCATCAGGCCATACCACACCACAACCACCAAACCTACTTCCAGAATAGTAAAGAACAGTGCATACTATTTTagataaacataacatttactATAAACATGCAACATAGCAAAGGTTTAAACAATCTGAACTCAACCCTGGCCAAAATTGAAAGGAAAATGGTGTGGAAAAGCCAGAGTAACAGCATTAGAGGTGCCTTTACCTACCCGTTGATGGAGGTTCGTGACACCAGAGGGCTAAGGACAGTGGAGATGAAAGAGTGGTAAAGCTGGGTGAACATCCAACCAGACTTCTCTATGCTGCGTCTCAGAAAAGCCTGGGTGTCCTGGTCCAGGTGGCTCTGCACAAACAAGGGCCTCACAGTCTCCCCCAAAAGATCTGGAGAGCACCTGTACCACTAGGGAGGGTTCAAGGGAAAATCAGACAAAAAAGATGAGTTACACTACATACAGTAACAACTCTATCTGGGTCTGTGTGAATCGTGAACTATGACATAAAATCACATCTAAAGGCACTTGGAATATTAAGAGTGAGAAAGTATTGACTATTCCACAAGGTAACCAAGGGAAGGCTGAACACACTTGCCTTCAAATACACCCTGgcaaaataatttcagataTTGGTGTGATATCTTCTGAAAGCGAACAGCAGAGCCGTTTATTGAAAGACACTCAGTAACTAACAACTACCTACCTCTTGGGTTTCGACTTCTTCGCTGTCGTTCATGTTCAAGAAAAGTGAACGGGCAAATGGACTTCGTACGTATTTCCCCGTCCACATCTTTCTAGCAGCGAGAAGAAAGGCGATGTAGCCCAATACCCACGCTACAAAAACCAATGTCCTCAGCTGTAGATGACACATAACGTTACGGACAAAAACGCTGCAGATTTGGCAGCTATGGAAACGTGCCTGTGACAGACTTGTTGTAGACGGACTGCCAACTAACGTTAGATAGCCATCATAGGTGTTAGAAGGATGTCATATCAGGTAGCTAACAAGAGTAGAGTATCCAATTGTGAAGGAACACGCAGTGTATTTAGGTCCaaacattacaaacacacaaacctgaAGGCGTGGTGTAGTTTTGGAATCCACATGTTATTTATTTGGACATCACAATCCGTTGTGCAAATACTTTCATCTTAATTCGTATTGTCTTGTGACTGTCATCCGGAGACTGCAAGCTGTCAGGCAAACAATTTGTATAATCTCGGTCTCAACACCGATATCCTAAGAGTAAATCCGATTCACTTGCTCTGTAAATTCACAAATTCGGATGTGACCGACATTATACGTTATTGAAGTGAACCCCGGATTGATTCTAACTAATTACTGCAAGAAATTCCTGCAATGCTACGATCCTAATCATAGTTTCTTGAGCCAAACTGCTACTTCCGCAATCTTCTACAGGTCGACCCATAGATAATGGAATCCATTGTGCTATTGGACATGGCTAGGAGGTATACACCTCGTGATAGTGTCATCACAATACCGCGACAGTTTGAAGCCTGTCTTGttcttttattatatttttgttggcAGATCGCATACAACTGAAGGTGCATATACCGCCACCTACTGCACTGGAGTACCATCATAATACCTTTGTAATAAGGCCTGTATTCCTAAAAGAGAACAACGACTTTATAACTGCCTCCTTCCCTTTCCCACCCCTCTTAGCCTCCACACCCTTGTCATACATTCGCTTTTGAAGCATGTCTATACAAACGCGTAGACTTTAACTTTGTAGCTTaattggaaaataataatacaaaatggtCCAGTTTCGTATAAACAGATAAAGCCTAGTCTAGAACTAAAAAACGATCTCagtggagttttctattgaacctGATtgtttagtcctagactaggcttaatttgtattattttgcattatttcCCAATTAAGCTACAACGTTAAAGTCTACATAATTTTCCTCTGCCCAATAACGACTAATTCATTGTAATACATTCGTTCTTCAGGTTTAAATACTGTTAAGACCCGTGTTTGACACTGTCATAGTGACAGTTAAAAAGTAAACGTTGGTCGTCAAATAGTTTTTATGTACTGGGtctgcaagaaaaaaaaagtttttggtgACTGCAGGGTGACCGGCCGTGACAGGCGAAGTTGCAAGTTACTGGATCGAATGTGTTACATCTAAATAAGTCCCCTACAGTCTTGTTCGACAGCGCACACATACGGTGTACACATCAGTTAAAACGTTTAGCAGTTTCGATCAGCGTATTATTTCTGGTGTGACTGCGGTGGAGAGACATGCAGAAGCAAATGTCTGCAGGGAAAGGTAACATATATATGTCTATATGACATTAAAGCTAGATAGGACACAGATATGGCTAactttctagctagctagctaactactgtaCTGTTTAGTGCGGGAACGGGACTCGTTCCAGAACGTCTAACTCGTATTTTCTGCGGGTCTGTCTTGTTTAGCTGCAGATTTGCAGCATTTATGTTCTATGATTTGAGGCCGGTTATGAGTGAATAGAGCAGTTCAAGTAATACAGTTAGTTGAAGTGTTAGCTTGTTACACAAGCTAATTTATTGCCGTTTTACTGCTTCTCTAGGCCCAGAAGCAATAATACACTGTACTACTGTACTAGCCTACTTATTATTTTAAGTTAATCAAAAGGTAACAACGGAAAGGTTGTTTCTATGTAGACGTATAGAGAATTGGCAAAATAGTTCCAGAAGGTGTGGTTTGATATGCTGTGCAACCATATGtactttttaataatttgtcaaattctgtgtttcagttccacTTCTTCCTTTCCCGTCTCTACGCCTCATGGTCCCCCCACTACGACTGGTCTCCGCGGCCATCTGGCAAACAGTCCAGCATAGACATGTGATGGATTATGGGATGCTGGAGGAATTTGTTACTATGGTCACAGAGATGGTTCCAGAGCTTTTGAGCCTCAGACAGAGGGCCCAACTCATTCTGGGTCTTCGAGCACGGGTGAGACTTGTCATTATGATGGGAAAGATATTTAGTCTTGTTGGTTGTCTCAAATAAGTCTCCTGACTGGATTAATCTTTTTTTCAGCTGGTCCTGGAGTTGTGTCACTCTAAACCAGTAACAGACCTCAAGACCATTCAGCCACACCTAGACAGGATACAGACCCTCACACCTCTCTGGGGAACACAGGTGAGCTACTAAGG from Esox lucius isolate fEsoLuc1 chromosome 5, fEsoLuc1.pri, whole genome shotgun sequence harbors:
- the mettl9 gene encoding methyltransferase-like protein 9 isoform X2, with translation MWTGKYVRSPFARSLFLNMNDSEEVETQEWYRCSPDLLGETVRPLFVQSHLDQDTQAFLRRSIEKSGWMFTQLYHSFISTVLSPLVSRTSINGLLGRGSMFVFSIDQFQQLLRITPEWRGERLLDLGAGDGGVTEVMGAHFKEVYATEVSSPMKWHLQKKKYKLLGIDEWQHSGFQYDLISCLNLLDRCEDPLDLLRGIQRSLVPGTGRLLLAAVLPFQPWVEIGGKWQRPREHIKVKGKKWEEQVTHLSNEVFQEVGFKVEAVTRLPYLCEGDMYKDYYVLDDAVFVLKPVEV
- the mettl9 gene encoding methyltransferase-like protein 9 isoform X1, giving the protein MCHLQLRTLVFVAWVLGYIAFLLAARKMWTGKYVRSPFARSLFLNMNDSEEVETQEWYRCSPDLLGETVRPLFVQSHLDQDTQAFLRRSIEKSGWMFTQLYHSFISTVLSPLVSRTSINGLLGRGSMFVFSIDQFQQLLRITPEWRGERLLDLGAGDGGVTEVMGAHFKEVYATEVSSPMKWHLQKKKYKLLGIDEWQHSGFQYDLISCLNLLDRCEDPLDLLRGIQRSLVPGTGRLLLAAVLPFQPWVEIGGKWQRPREHIKVKGKKWEEQVTHLSNEVFQEVGFKVEAVTRLPYLCEGDMYKDYYVLDDAVFVLKPVEV